The nucleotide window TCCAGCCGCACAAAGGCATTGTGGCGCGGCGTGTCGGTCGGCCGGTAATCGGCGCGCAGCGGGTCGGTGATCGACCGATGCAGATAGGTATAGTTCGCCACCAGCATCAGGCCGTCGGCCAGTTGCCAGTCGGCCGAGACCTCGAACCCCTTGTAGACCCCGTCGCCGACGTTGCGGCTTTGGGTGATCTGGTCGCCCTCATCGTCAAGCGCGCCGGTCGGGACCGACTGGATCATGTCCTTGACCTTGCTGTAGAACAGCGCCGCGTCCACGGTGGCGGGGCCGATGTCGCCGCTGTAGCCCAGCTCGGCGTTCAGCGCGCGTTCCGATTCCAGGTCCGGGTTCGGCACCGCCGTCCCGAAGCGGGTGCTGTAGCGGTCGAAGAGCGTCGGGAACCGGGTGCGCGAGGACAGGCTGGCGCGATATTCGCCCGAAGCGCCCGGCTGCCAGATCGCCGCCAGCTGCCAGTTCACCGCGTCCGACGAACCCGTCGGCAGGCCGGCGTCGTCCTCGGTCCGGTCGGCTTCCAGCACGCGGGCCTTGTCATAGCTCAGGCCCGCGACCACGCGCAGATCCTCGCGCGCCTGCCAGGTGTCCTCCAGCGCGACGGACCAGGTTTCCTCGGTGCTGATCTCGGCCGGATCGGGGCTGCCGCCCAGACCCGGGCGCGAGAACTGGATCGATTCATGCCGGTCGCGGCGGAAATGCGCGGCGCTGCGCAGGGTGTGGTCGCCGAACTCGGCCCCGCCTTCAAGGCTCAGGCCCCAGGACCGGTCCTTGTAGCGGCTGTCGAAGGCGCGGCGCTCGGTCTGGGTGCTATGGGTATAGTCGTCCCAGGCCGAGAGCAGGTTGTCGAAGCGGTTGTAATAGGCCTTGGTCTTCACATAGCCCATGCCGAGTTCGGTGTGCGAATAGAAGGCCAGGCTGTCGATGTCCCATTCCGGCCAGGTCCAGTCGCGCTGCCAGCTTTGGCCTTCGCCGGGCTCATCGGTCACCCCGCGGATCGGCTGGTCGACGTTGTAGGGCGCGTTCTTCTGCCCGGTCTGGCGGGTATAGCTCAGCACGTATTCGTCGGTCGCGTTCGGCGTCCAGCCGGCCTTGAGGTTCAGCCGCGAATCCTCGCTGTCGGAATAGTCGCGCAGGCCGGCACCCTGCTGCGGGCGGGGCTGAAAATCGCGCGACAGGTAGAAGCCGTCGCTGTCGCGCTTCAGATAGCTGCCTTGCAGCCAGAACTGTTCCTGTTTCGTGCCCAGCGACACATAGCCGCTGCGGCCCGAGATGTCGCCGCGATTGCCGGCCTCGACGCCCAGCCGGGCCTCGCCCTCGAAGGGCTGCGTGGGCTGGCGCGTCACCAGGTTGATGGCGCCGCCCATGCCGCCGGGGCCGTTCAGCACCGAGACATAGCCCTTTTGCACCTGGATCTCGGCCAGGTCGGGGGTCAGGAAGCGGCCATAATCCAGGCGGTTGTCGGCCGGCAGATAGACCCGGATGCCGTCGATCGACAGCGGCGCCTGGAAGCGGTCGAAGCCGCGCACGAAGACCAGCCGCTCGTTGCGGCTGCCGCCGGTATTGCCGATCTCGACCCCCGGCACCACGGCCAGCGCATCATCCAGCGTCAGGCGGTTCTGCCGCGCGATCTCCTCCGAGGAAACGGTGGTCGCCGTGCCGCCCTGCGCCTCGGCCTTGCCGGTGATGACCACCGTGCCCAGCGTGAAGACCGGGCTGGCCGGGTCGGCGTCTTCGGCCATGCCCGTGTCGGGCTCTTGCGCCATGCCCGCGCCGGGCGTTTGCGCCATGCCGGCGCCGGGCATCAGCCCGGCCAAGGCCAGGGCGAACAGGCCCCTCGTCAAATTACACTCCATCGCTCCCTCTCGCGAATCGTTATGTTTCATAAAACATAACGTAGCCGGCCGGGATGACCATAGGCCGAACGGTGTCGCAGCCTCCGGGCGTGTCCGCCGCGCCACGTAGCGCTTGCCAGCACCATCCGTTATGTTTCATCATCTATAACGACGCGGGAATCAGCGCCGAAAGGGGGACCACCATGGACATCCGCTATGTCTGCTCGAACGAGGAATTCGGCACCGACAGCGCGCTGAGCGCCGCGGCCGGGCGCGCGACGGCGCTGGGCATCGCGCTGGCCGGCACCGTGC belongs to Paracoccus sp. TOH and includes:
- a CDS encoding TonB-dependent receptor produces the protein MTRGLFALALAGLMPGAGMAQTPGAGMAQEPDTGMAEDADPASPVFTLGTVVITGKAEAQGGTATTVSSEEIARQNRLTLDDALAVVPGVEIGNTGGSRNERLVFVRGFDRFQAPLSIDGIRVYLPADNRLDYGRFLTPDLAEIQVQKGYVSVLNGPGGMGGAINLVTRQPTQPFEGEARLGVEAGNRGDISGRSGYVSLGTKQEQFWLQGSYLKRDSDGFYLSRDFQPRPQQGAGLRDYSDSEDSRLNLKAGWTPNATDEYVLSYTRQTGQKNAPYNVDQPIRGVTDEPGEGQSWQRDWTWPEWDIDSLAFYSHTELGMGYVKTKAYYNRFDNLLSAWDDYTHSTQTERRAFDSRYKDRSWGLSLEGGAEFGDHTLRSAAHFRRDRHESIQFSRPGLGGSPDPAEISTEETWSVALEDTWQAREDLRVVAGLSYDKARVLEADRTEDDAGLPTGSSDAVNWQLAAIWQPGASGEYRASLSSRTRFPTLFDRYSTRFGTAVPNPDLESERALNAELGYSGDIGPATVDAALFYSKVKDMIQSVPTGALDDEGDQITQSRNVGDGVYKGFEVSADWQLADGLMLVANYTYLHRSITDPLRADYRPTDTPRHNAFVRLDWQATAALTVSPSVQVSSSRLSESAIQPEDPAAIAYTRMGGFALANLDFAWQASDRAEILFGMRNIFDRDYALVEGYPEAGRSFFLTTALRF